Proteins encoded in a region of the Candidatus Methanoperedens sp. genome:
- a CDS encoding NfeD family protein, giving the protein MTPGATGYVRYQGEYWMAKSEESIEAKTKVIITGKDGPVLIVRAK; this is encoded by the coding sequence ATGACGCCCGGGGCTACCGGATACGTACGGTACCAAGGAGAGTACTGGATGGCAAAGTCAGAGGAGAGTATCGAGGCCAAGACAAAGGTGATTATTACCGGGAAGGATGGGCCTGTGCTGATAGTGAGGGCGAAGTAG